A window of Raineyella sp. W15-4 contains these coding sequences:
- a CDS encoding SCO1664 family protein, which translates to MHPALTTPLFAGPGPTLRVLGRIRTASNATYLAEADCPGEAPVRCVWKPIAGERPLWDFPDGTLAAREAAAYELSAAAGFDVVPTTRLVRSSAGEGALQTWVETDEDLDDLVCLAPTDRIPPGWFGVLDATDTYGRDVTLVHRDDARLRRLALFDAVVNNSDRKRVHLLPSRGTVLGCDHGLCFHVEPKLRTVLWGWAGACLRADEAALLERTRTVAAEVLAGLLTRTEIAAVMTRADAMLAAGALPAPQDTWPSIPWPPL; encoded by the coding sequence ATGCACCCCGCCCTCACCACACCCCTGTTCGCCGGACCGGGACCGACCCTGCGGGTGCTCGGCCGGATCCGCACCGCCTCCAACGCCACCTACCTCGCCGAGGCCGACTGCCCCGGAGAGGCCCCGGTGCGCTGCGTCTGGAAGCCGATCGCGGGGGAGCGGCCGCTGTGGGACTTCCCTGACGGCACCCTGGCCGCCCGAGAGGCGGCGGCGTACGAGCTGTCCGCCGCGGCCGGCTTCGACGTCGTCCCGACCACCCGGCTGGTCCGGTCGTCGGCGGGGGAGGGGGCGCTGCAGACCTGGGTGGAGACCGACGAGGACCTCGACGACCTGGTCTGTCTCGCGCCCACCGACCGGATTCCGCCCGGCTGGTTCGGTGTCCTCGATGCGACGGACACCTATGGACGCGACGTCACACTGGTGCACCGCGACGACGCGCGACTGCGCCGGCTGGCGCTGTTCGACGCGGTGGTCAACAACTCCGACCGCAAGCGGGTCCACCTGTTGCCCAGCCGCGGCACCGTGCTCGGCTGCGACCACGGCCTGTGCTTCCACGTCGAACCCAAGCTGCGGACGGTGCTGTGGGGCTGGGCCGGCGCCTGCCTGCGCGCCGACGAGGCAGCGCTGCTGGAGCGGACCCGTACGGTCGCCGCCGAGGTGCTCGCCGGTCTGCTCACCCGGACCGAGATCGCCGCGGTGATGACCCGGGCCGACGCGATGCTGGCCGCCGGCGCTCTTCCCGCCCCGCAGGACACCTGGCCGTCGATCCCTTGGCCGCCGCTGTAA
- a CDS encoding MSMEG_4193 family putative phosphomutase, with protein sequence MTILLLVRHGRTTANATGILAGRTPGVRLDEIGREQARAAGRRLAGVALAAVVSSPMERCLETARALCEARLECAADPLAPTPGPVTATPDPVASGPDPVTPEIVVDDAFAEVDYGEWSGRELKELAREELWRTVQAHPSAARFPGGESMVAMAQRAVAAVRARQDRIADESGAEAVWVAVSHGDIIKAVLADALGLHLDQFQRLVVSPASVSVIRYTPARPYVLTLNSTSGPLRDLLPTGPRPGQDAAVGGGAGPATEAAGDGPASGSGGDGSPRRAGEGSAAGAGHDGSST encoded by the coding sequence ATGACCATCCTCCTGCTGGTGCGGCACGGCCGGACGACCGCCAATGCCACGGGCATCCTCGCCGGCCGTACGCCGGGGGTCCGGCTCGACGAGATCGGCCGGGAACAGGCCCGGGCCGCCGGCCGGCGGCTGGCCGGGGTGGCCCTGGCAGCCGTGGTGTCCTCCCCGATGGAGCGGTGCCTGGAGACCGCCCGGGCCCTCTGCGAGGCGCGCCTCGAGTGTGCGGCGGATCCGCTCGCTCCGACGCCCGGCCCGGTCACCGCGACTCCTGATCCGGTCGCTTCGGGTCCCGACCCGGTCACCCCGGAGATCGTCGTCGACGACGCGTTCGCGGAGGTCGACTACGGCGAATGGAGCGGCCGGGAACTGAAGGAGCTGGCCCGTGAGGAGCTGTGGCGGACCGTGCAGGCCCACCCGTCGGCCGCCCGCTTCCCCGGCGGGGAGTCGATGGTGGCGATGGCCCAGCGCGCCGTCGCCGCGGTGCGGGCCCGGCAGGACCGGATCGCCGACGAGAGCGGCGCCGAGGCGGTCTGGGTCGCAGTCAGCCACGGCGACATCATCAAGGCAGTGCTCGCCGACGCCCTCGGCCTCCACCTGGACCAGTTCCAGCGCCTGGTGGTCAGCCCGGCGTCGGTGAGCGTCATCCGCTACACGCCCGCCCGCCCGTACGTGCTGACCCTCAACAGCACCTCCGGCCCGCTCCGCGACCTGCTGCCCACCGGTCCCCGGCCGGGCCAGGATGCCGCGGTGGGCGGTGGTGCCGGGCCCGCGACGGAGGCAGCTGGTGACGGACCTGCGTCGGGCTCCGGTGGTGACGGATCCCCGCGACGAGCCGGCGAGGGATCCGCGGCGGGGGCTGGCCACGACGGATCCTCGACGTAG
- the mshC gene encoding cysteine--1-D-myo-inosityl 2-amino-2-deoxy-alpha-D-glucopyranoside ligase: MRAWSSPALQTVPGDGSAPVRVHDTASGRLLPVGPESGEARMYVCGITPYDATHLGHAATYVAFDLLNRTWRDRGLDVHYVQNVTDIDDPLLERARATGVDWTELARAQTDLFRSDMEALRVLPPREYVGAVEAIPLVVDAVEALGERGLVYRLDPEVAGVEAPDWYFRSRQVPHYGAISHLSEEQARVIFAERGGDPDLPGKVDPFDCLVWRMAREGEPSWESRLGPGRPGWHIECSVIAQHYLGTTFDVQGGGSDLAFPHHEMSAAEGRAATGQRYAQAYVHAGMVGLDGEKMSKSRGNLVLVSRLTAAGVDPMAIRLAILAHHYRDDWSWTDAGLLAAIARLDTWCRAVAAPAGPDATATVAAVRAALRDDLDAPAALAAIDAWVAATLAGEGTDPTAPGLLARAADALLGVAVHAGGCSERTSDSLDRVKTFESLFAELQDKAVNRPDGSGTVAELDAGVHQIGKKIVEEAGEVWMAAEYEGKDATALEISQLLYHAQVMMIATGLTLEDVYRKL, translated from the coding sequence ATGCGTGCCTGGAGCTCACCCGCCTTGCAGACGGTCCCCGGTGACGGGAGTGCTCCCGTCCGGGTCCATGACACCGCCTCCGGGAGGCTGCTGCCGGTGGGCCCGGAGTCGGGGGAAGCCCGGATGTACGTCTGCGGCATCACCCCGTACGACGCGACGCACCTCGGCCACGCCGCCACCTACGTCGCGTTCGACCTGCTGAACCGCACCTGGCGCGACCGCGGCCTGGACGTGCACTACGTGCAGAACGTCACCGACATCGACGACCCGCTGCTGGAGCGGGCCCGGGCCACCGGGGTGGACTGGACCGAGCTGGCCCGGGCCCAGACCGACCTGTTCCGCTCCGACATGGAGGCGCTGCGGGTGCTGCCGCCGCGGGAGTACGTCGGGGCGGTCGAGGCGATCCCGCTCGTCGTGGACGCGGTCGAGGCGCTCGGCGAACGCGGCCTGGTCTACCGGCTCGATCCGGAGGTGGCCGGCGTCGAGGCGCCGGACTGGTACTTCCGCTCCCGTCAGGTGCCGCACTACGGCGCCATCTCCCACCTCTCCGAGGAGCAGGCGCGGGTGATCTTCGCCGAGCGCGGCGGTGACCCGGATCTGCCCGGCAAGGTGGACCCGTTCGACTGCCTGGTGTGGCGGATGGCCCGCGAGGGCGAACCCTCCTGGGAGAGCCGGCTCGGCCCTGGCCGGCCCGGCTGGCACATCGAGTGCTCGGTGATCGCCCAGCACTACCTCGGCACCACCTTCGACGTCCAGGGCGGCGGCTCCGACCTCGCCTTCCCGCACCACGAGATGAGCGCCGCCGAGGGCCGCGCCGCCACCGGTCAGCGCTACGCCCAGGCGTACGTGCACGCCGGCATGGTCGGCCTGGACGGCGAGAAGATGTCGAAGTCACGGGGCAACCTGGTGCTGGTCTCCCGGCTGACTGCCGCCGGCGTCGACCCGATGGCGATCCGGCTGGCGATCCTCGCCCACCACTACCGCGACGACTGGTCGTGGACCGATGCCGGCCTGCTCGCAGCGATCGCCAGGCTGGACACCTGGTGCCGCGCCGTCGCCGCCCCCGCCGGCCCGGACGCCACCGCGACGGTGGCCGCCGTCCGGGCCGCACTGCGCGACGATCTCGACGCGCCGGCCGCACTGGCCGCGATCGATGCCTGGGTCGCCGCGACGCTGGCAGGCGAGGGGACCGACCCCACCGCGCCCGGTCTGTTGGCCCGGGCCGCCGACGCCCTGCTCGGTGTCGCCGTCCACGCCGGCGGCTGCTCGGAGCGTACGTCGGATAGTCTCGACCGCGTGAAGACCTTCGAGAGTCTGTTCGCCGAGCTCCAGGACAAGGCGGTCAACCGTCCGGACGGCTCCGGCACCGTTGCCGAGCTCGACGCGGGCGTGCACCAGATCGGCAAGAAGATCGTCGAGGAGGCCGGCGAAGTCTGGATGGCGGCCGAGTACGAGGGCAAGGACGCCACCGCTCTGGAGATCTCGCAGCTTCTCTACCACGCCCAAGTGATGATGATCGCCACCGGGCTGACCCTCGAGGACGTCTACCGCAAGCTCTGA
- a CDS encoding DUF3090 family protein produces MTAFTLRYDNPDRFVAGTVGEPGDRTFFLQVREEDRLSSLVCEKQQVEVLANQIAHLLDEVSARSLSSIIIPPPVAGVADTRPLDAPITEDFRIGPMSLAWDSRHDRVVLELFSDDVEDTITGFSEIDTAELEEGTVCIIGLTPAYARQFVARAQAVIAAGRPVCPFCRQPMDPDGHVCPRANGYLNPLR; encoded by the coding sequence GTGACCGCGTTCACCCTCCGTTACGACAACCCCGACCGCTTCGTCGCCGGGACCGTCGGCGAGCCCGGGGACCGTACGTTCTTCCTCCAGGTCCGCGAGGAGGACCGGCTCTCGTCGCTGGTCTGCGAGAAGCAACAGGTCGAGGTGCTTGCCAACCAGATCGCGCACCTGCTGGACGAGGTCTCCGCCCGGTCCCTCAGCAGCATCATCATCCCGCCACCGGTGGCGGGCGTGGCGGACACTCGTCCCCTGGATGCGCCGATCACCGAGGACTTCCGGATCGGGCCGATGAGCCTGGCCTGGGACAGCCGTCACGACAGGGTGGTGCTGGAACTGTTCTCCGACGATGTCGAGGACACCATCACCGGCTTCAGCGAGATCGACACCGCCGAGCTCGAGGAGGGGACCGTCTGCATCATCGGTCTCACCCCCGCGTACGCCCGGCAGTTCGTCGCCCGGGCCCAGGCCGTCATCGCCGCCGGCCGGCCGGTGTGTCCCTTCTGCCGCCAACCGATGGATCCCGACGGCCATGTCTGTCCACGCGCCAACGGATACCTCAATCCGCTGCGTTGA